In one window of Paraflavitalea soli DNA:
- a CDS encoding sensor histidine kinase, with product MNDLTQQQLITENVLFRFLVSPQRRIIRHLLLIAFIGIVLYNSASVIANPIVIFVYFILLFYVNMYLLVPKLLFRNKNIEYFLSVISIMVIVAVCGYFFNPFDKGKVLNIPLFSFLTVLLLAASSSIKLFQKGMMDKQLIYELEQSKTNAELEQLKNQINPHFLFNMLNNANVLTKKDPEKASQLLMKLSDLLRYQLYDSAREQVLLTSDIHFLEDFLNLEKVRRDRFDFLISKEGNLSGVLIPPLLLISFVENAVKHNNDAKKPSYVNLYFDVSNDELIFTCINSKPMLKPVNTTGGLGLSNVKRRLELLFPATHTLIIEDGPERYSVTLTIKL from the coding sequence ATGAATGATCTTACACAGCAACAGTTGATTACCGAAAACGTGCTCTTCCGTTTCCTGGTTTCCCCTCAACGCAGAATAATCCGGCACCTGCTGCTCATTGCTTTTATAGGCATTGTATTGTACAACAGCGCTTCCGTAATTGCCAACCCCATCGTGATATTTGTATATTTCATACTACTGTTCTATGTAAATATGTACCTGCTGGTGCCAAAACTGTTGTTCAGGAATAAGAACATTGAATACTTCTTATCTGTCATCAGCATCATGGTGATAGTAGCTGTTTGCGGTTATTTTTTCAATCCCTTTGATAAAGGAAAAGTGCTGAATATTCCACTTTTCTCCTTCCTTACGGTACTCCTGTTAGCCGCCTCATCCTCCATAAAACTGTTCCAAAAAGGAATGATGGACAAGCAATTGATCTACGAACTGGAACAGTCTAAGACCAATGCAGAATTGGAACAATTGAAAAACCAGATCAACCCCCATTTCTTGTTTAATATGCTCAACAATGCCAATGTGCTCACAAAGAAAGACCCCGAAAAAGCCTCCCAGCTATTAATGAAGTTGAGCGATCTGTTGCGCTACCAGCTTTATGACAGTGCAAGAGAACAGGTACTGTTGACCTCCGATATTCATTTCCTGGAAGATTTTCTAAATTTGGAAAAAGTAAGGCGCGATCGTTTTGATTTCCTGATCTCAAAAGAGGGCAATTTGAGCGGCGTACTGATCCCCCCTTTACTGCTCATTTCCTTTGTCGAAAATGCAGTGAAGCACAACAATGATGCAAAGAAACCATCCTATGTAAACCTCTACTTCGATGTTTCCAACGATGAATTGATCTTTACATGCATCAACTCCAAACCCATGCTGAAACCCGTTAATACTACAGGCGGTTTAGGCCTGTCAAATGTTAAACGAAGACTGGAATTGTTGTTCCCGGCAACACACACTTTAATTATCGAAGATGGCCCGGAAAGATATTCCGTAACCCTGACCATTAAGCTTTGA
- a CDS encoding TonB-dependent receptor produces MMRYKIVGMVLFTGISCVAYAQDKFTLSGTITIKTNTETIIGASIFIPEVKVSTVTNAYGFYSITLPKGAYTIVVSYVGFESIEDSIPLTGNIRKNFSMVEKGKTLDEVVVKYNKAANNIRKPEMSVNKLSIATIKKMPAVMGEVDVLKAILQLPGVSTGQEGATGFNVRGGSVDGNLVLLDEAVVYNTSHLFGFFSVFNSDVIKDLKLYKGGIPANFGGRTSSVLDIYQKEGNNKEYHATGGIGAVSSRLLVEGPIVKDKSSFVVAGRSSYAHLFMKLAGNDNSISFYDLNAKLNYKINENNRIYLSGYFGKDNMEFSNFFTNNYGNSFINLRWNHHFSDKLFSNGSIIYSKYDYGLKIKYVGIDWASDIHNYNLKYDLSHHISSQLVLNYGINSIYYQFNPGTIKPMDAKSPINPDQIERKYAWENAVYVSAEQKLTKRVSLNYGLRYSHFQRLGEQHVNNYANNQAVVFNRDLQIYEEGKPISTTHYGKNKKIVDFGNLEPRLAVSYAINDDQSIKASYNRMSQYIHLISNTASVSPLDIWAPSDQFLKPEILDQVALGYFRNFRNGKYSLETEAFYKKISNKADYIDGAELIAHKAIEQVLLNGEGRAYGLEVMLRKNTGKLTGWLSYTLSRAEQRTPGRDASEPGINNGQWYRANYDKTHHLSLTGAYQLTKKWSFGGIFTYQTGKAATYPIGKYAYQDITIANYGERNVNSLPAYHHLDLSATYTPKPDSKKRWKGEWVFSIYNVYNRGNAASIMYEQNRETGLSEAKRISIFGIVPSVTYNFRF; encoded by the coding sequence ATGATGAGATACAAGATCGTTGGTATGGTGCTGTTTACAGGCATTTCCTGCGTGGCCTATGCGCAGGATAAATTCACCTTGAGTGGAACCATCACGATAAAAACAAACACGGAAACGATCATCGGCGCCAGCATTTTCATACCTGAGGTAAAGGTGTCGACCGTTACGAATGCATATGGCTTTTATTCTATTACCCTGCCCAAAGGAGCGTATACGATTGTGGTGAGCTATGTAGGATTTGAAAGTATTGAGGATTCTATCCCGCTGACAGGCAACATCAGGAAGAATTTTTCGATGGTTGAAAAAGGTAAGACTTTGGATGAGGTAGTGGTCAAATACAATAAGGCTGCCAACAATATCCGCAAACCGGAAATGAGTGTGAATAAGCTGTCTATTGCGACGATCAAAAAGATGCCGGCGGTGATGGGGGAGGTGGATGTGTTGAAAGCTATTCTTCAACTGCCGGGTGTTTCGACGGGGCAGGAAGGGGCCACGGGCTTTAATGTGCGGGGTGGTTCGGTAGACGGTAACCTGGTATTGCTGGATGAGGCTGTAGTGTACAATACTTCGCACCTGTTTGGTTTTTTCTCTGTGTTCAATTCGGATGTGATCAAAGACCTGAAATTGTATAAAGGGGGGATACCTGCCAATTTTGGTGGCCGGACTTCTTCTGTTTTGGATATTTATCAAAAGGAAGGGAATAATAAGGAGTATCATGCAACGGGTGGAATAGGGGCGGTATCGAGCCGGTTATTGGTGGAGGGCCCTATTGTAAAAGATAAAAGTTCGTTTGTGGTGGCGGGGCGTAGTTCTTATGCTCATTTGTTTATGAAACTGGCCGGCAATGACAATTCTATTTCTTTTTATGATCTGAATGCCAAACTGAATTATAAGATCAATGAGAATAACAGGATCTACCTATCAGGGTATTTTGGTAAGGATAATATGGAGTTCAGCAATTTTTTCACGAACAATTATGGGAACTCGTTCATTAATCTTCGCTGGAACCATCATTTTTCGGACAAGTTATTTTCGAATGGGTCGATCATTTACAGTAAGTATGATTATGGTCTGAAGATAAAATATGTGGGTATTGATTGGGCATCGGACATCCATAATTATAACCTGAAGTATGATCTTAGTCATCATATTTCGAGTCAACTGGTTTTGAATTATGGGATCAATTCGATCTACTATCAATTCAATCCGGGCACGATAAAACCTATGGATGCCAAATCGCCTATCAATCCGGACCAGATCGAGCGGAAGTATGCCTGGGAAAATGCGGTGTATGTCAGTGCGGAGCAAAAACTAACCAAGCGGGTATCCTTGAATTATGGACTACGGTATAGTCATTTCCAACGGTTGGGGGAACAACATGTAAATAATTATGCCAATAACCAGGCGGTGGTTTTCAATCGCGATCTACAGATCTATGAGGAAGGCAAGCCTATCAGTACCACGCATTATGGTAAAAACAAAAAGATCGTTGATTTTGGGAATTTGGAACCCCGTTTGGCGGTTTCTTATGCGATCAATGATGACCAATCGATCAAAGCGAGTTATAACCGGATGAGCCAGTATATTCATTTAATATCGAATACTGCTTCTGTTTCTCCTTTGGATATATGGGCGCCGAGTGATCAATTTTTGAAGCCTGAAATCCTTGACCAGGTTGCGCTGGGTTATTTCAGGAACTTCCGTAATGGGAAGTATTCTTTGGAAACGGAGGCCTTTTATAAGAAAATCAGCAACAAAGCGGATTATATAGATGGGGCGGAATTGATTGCACACAAAGCGATAGAACAGGTATTGCTCAACGGGGAGGGGCGGGCTTATGGACTGGAGGTGATGCTGAGGAAAAATACGGGAAAGTTAACGGGCTGGCTTTCTTACACGCTTTCCAGAGCAGAGCAGCGTACGCCGGGAAGGGATGCCAGTGAACCAGGTATTAATAATGGTCAATGGTACCGGGCCAATTACGATAAAACGCATCATCTTTCGCTTACCGGCGCTTATCAGTTGACAAAGAAATGGAGTTTTGGCGGCATTTTCACCTATCAAACGGGAAAAGCTGCCACGTATCCCATTGGTAAATATGCGTACCAGGACATTACGATTGCGAATTACGGAGAGCGGAATGTTAATTCGCTGCCGGCCTATCACCATTTGGATCTGTCGGCTACTTACACGCCCAAACCTGACAGCAAAAAAAGGTGGAAAGGTGAATGGGTGTTCAGTATTTACAATGTATACAACAGGGGCAATGCGGCCTCGATCATGTATGAGCAGAACCGGGAAACGGGGTTGAGTGAAGCCAAGCGGATATCGATCTTCGGTATTGTACCCAGTGTGACCTATAATTTCAGATTTTAA
- a CDS encoding DUF4249 family protein, whose amino-acid sequence MDLDTAVPRLVIDASIDWVKGTTGHEQTIKLSTTTGYYSETFPTVSGADIVVTNAANTVYRFTENGSTGEYLCADFQPVTGETYSLKVVLNGEVYTATETCIGVPRIENNIVQNNEGGIGGDQIEITYYYQDNGTEENHYLHRVVWPVSKFPEYKAKDDEKSQGNLMQEYFSDEDLKAGDLVNIRLYGISKRYYDYFRKLLAASGANNGPFQTAPGSVRGNIINQTHFDNFAYGYFRLSEADVRDYRIQ is encoded by the coding sequence ATGGACCTGGACACAGCAGTGCCGAGATTGGTGATTGACGCATCGATCGATTGGGTAAAGGGTACGACGGGTCATGAGCAGACAATCAAGCTTTCGACCACCACGGGCTATTACAGTGAGACGTTTCCCACGGTTTCGGGGGCGGATATTGTTGTGACCAATGCGGCGAATACTGTATACCGTTTTACAGAAAATGGCAGTACCGGGGAATATCTCTGCGCTGATTTTCAGCCGGTGACCGGGGAAACTTATTCGTTGAAAGTAGTTTTGAACGGGGAGGTGTATACTGCCACGGAAACCTGTATAGGGGTGCCCCGGATTGAAAATAATATTGTTCAGAATAACGAAGGTGGAATTGGCGGAGATCAAATAGAAATTACTTACTACTACCAGGACAATGGCACTGAGGAAAATCACTATCTGCATCGCGTTGTATGGCCTGTATCGAAGTTCCCGGAATATAAAGCCAAAGATGACGAGAAGAGTCAGGGGAACCTGATGCAGGAATATTTTTCTGATGAAGACCTGAAGGCCGGTGACCTGGTCAATATCCGGTTGTATGGAATTTCGAAGCGGTATTATGATTATTTCAGGAAGTTGCTGGCGGCCTCCGGCGCTAATAACGGACCGTTTCAAACAGCTCCTGGTTCGGTGCGGGGAAATATCATTAACCAGACGCATTTCGACAACTTTGCTTATGGCTATTTCAGGTTATCGGAAGCGGATGTAAGGGATTATAGGATACAGTAA
- a CDS encoding LytR/AlgR family response regulator transcription factor, giving the protein MNCIIIDDEPLAREAIEMLIAQINDLDLIGSFSSPETVTDFMAGNTVDLIFLDIQMPGFNGIEFARTIPKETFVIFTTAYAQFATDSYEVDAIDYLIKPIRSERFQKAVEKANTYSKLFKADYANNNIEQVADDFFFVKADRRIFKVYFNNILFIQGLKDYVVMHSENQKVMTAMNIKNIYDQLPKDMFVRVSKSYIINVKHIGSVDNNTVYIGANEIPIGNIYRDFFFREFVTRKIVNKP; this is encoded by the coding sequence ATGAACTGTATTATTATAGATGACGAACCATTGGCAAGAGAGGCCATTGAGATGTTGATTGCCCAAATCAATGACCTGGACCTCATCGGCTCATTCAGCAGCCCCGAAACCGTCACAGATTTTATGGCCGGCAATACAGTTGACCTGATATTCCTGGACATACAAATGCCCGGTTTTAACGGCATCGAATTTGCCCGGACCATTCCCAAAGAAACATTTGTCATCTTTACAACCGCCTATGCCCAATTTGCTACCGACAGCTATGAAGTAGATGCCATCGACTACCTGATAAAACCCATCAGATCAGAGCGCTTTCAAAAAGCCGTTGAAAAAGCCAACACCTACTCCAAATTATTCAAGGCCGATTACGCCAACAACAACATCGAACAGGTAGCAGACGATTTTTTCTTTGTAAAAGCAGACCGGAGAATTTTTAAGGTCTATTTCAACAACATACTTTTTATCCAGGGTTTAAAAGATTATGTTGTTATGCACAGCGAAAACCAGAAAGTAATGACCGCCATGAATATCAAAAACATCTACGATCAGTTACCCAAGGACATGTTTGTAAGAGTAAGCAAATCCTATATCATCAACGTTAAGCATATCGGCTCCGTGGATAACAATACCGTCTACATAGGCGCCAACGAGATCCCCATCGGGAATATTTACAGGGATTTCTTTTTCAGGGAATTTGTAACCAGAAAGATTGTGAACAAACCTTAA
- a CDS encoding macrolide family glycosyltransferase: MSTYIFFNVAAYGHINPTLPIVAELSRRGHKVYYFTGEPFVDAVQEAGGIPVIIPGTLHSQSTKPPGDKEIVLLPFLMALELSQILPEIVDRLKKIEPDCIIFNMLLLAPRLAARILGLRTIGFRPFHSARHPQRSIEILTDPNIKLLAHTAQQALGEVLSCYQLPDMTLREVYSEVPGLTLVFVPKRFQVDAGQFDERFVFVGPSFIEPPSIPWPVVSSSGSPTIKVYISLGTLRNNDPGFYQLCLSAFSGPDWSVVMSVGYQIDLARLGPMPANFVVKRSVPQTALLPHVDVFVTHGGLNSTMEALYYGVPLVVLPTIKEQETTAKRVLDLQLGIVPDRTPLTAGALRGAVRKVYQDESIRRSVHAIKHAIRDAGGYLRATDAIIAFR, translated from the coding sequence ATGTCCACTTACATTTTTTTCAATGTTGCGGCCTACGGTCATATTAACCCGACACTTCCCATCGTTGCTGAGTTGAGCCGGCGTGGCCATAAGGTTTATTATTTTACGGGCGAGCCTTTTGTTGATGCCGTACAGGAGGCTGGTGGCATTCCCGTCATCATACCTGGAACTTTGCACAGTCAATCTACCAAGCCGCCGGGGGATAAAGAGATTGTGCTTTTGCCTTTTTTAATGGCGCTTGAATTGTCTCAGATCTTGCCGGAAATAGTAGACCGGTTGAAAAAAATTGAACCTGACTGTATTATTTTCAATATGCTGTTGCTGGCGCCCAGGCTTGCAGCAAGGATATTGGGATTACGCACGATCGGTTTCCGGCCATTTCATAGTGCCAGGCATCCCCAACGGAGCATTGAAATTTTAACTGACCCGAATATCAAATTGCTTGCGCATACTGCGCAACAAGCGCTTGGGGAGGTACTGAGCTGTTATCAGCTTCCTGATATGACCCTGCGGGAAGTGTATTCGGAAGTGCCCGGGCTAACGCTGGTATTTGTGCCCAAGCGTTTCCAGGTTGATGCGGGGCAATTTGACGAGCGTTTTGTATTTGTAGGGCCGTCTTTCATAGAGCCGCCTTCGATCCCCTGGCCGGTAGTCTCCAGCAGTGGATCGCCCACCATCAAGGTATATATATCGCTGGGGACCTTACGCAATAATGATCCTGGTTTTTACCAGCTGTGTTTGTCTGCTTTTTCGGGACCTGACTGGAGTGTAGTCATGTCGGTTGGTTACCAGATCGACTTAGCCAGACTGGGGCCTATGCCTGCCAACTTTGTTGTCAAGCGTTCTGTGCCGCAAACGGCGCTACTGCCTCATGTGGATGTATTTGTAACGCATGGCGGTTTGAACAGCACGATGGAAGCGTTGTATTATGGCGTGCCTTTGGTTGTGCTGCCAACGATCAAGGAACAGGAAACCACGGCAAAACGTGTACTGGACCTGCAACTGGGAATTGTACCAGACCGTACGCCTCTTACGGCCGGGGCACTCCGGGGGGCTGTCAGGAAGGTATACCAGGACGAATCGATCAGGCGTTCTGTACATGCTATAAAACATGCCATCCGCGATGCTGGGGGTTATTTACGCGCTACGGACGCCATTATTGCTTTCCGGTAA
- a CDS encoding efflux RND transporter permease subunit, whose translation MSITGIAIKRPLLLIVIFTVLILFGLQSYRSLNYNLLPKIDLPTVSISTLYPGAAAAEVQTTVTKKLEDAFSAVEGLDQINSTSQQSLSIITITFKSGTNIDQAERDVQRKADQIRNDLPTDAGKPKVSKVNLEETPVIKAGVTASMAPRDLYDLVNNQLRPILQNVAGVGQVNMIGGDEREIQININQDKLLNYGLSISRITEAVSNANLSFPAGSIETQNQQLSIRYDANLRSLDQLRELIILQQPGQGAICLKDIAEVVDATAKTTAINHIDGIPSIGVQIIKQSDANAVEVSKKIKQAFDDIQNQYIGQQLQFNISVDQSVYTLHAANAVMFDLMLAVLIVGIVMLAFLHSLRSSLFILIALPSSIIPTFMAMYLLGFSLNLMTLMAMSLVVGILVDDSIVVLENIYRHMEMGADKRKAALEGRNEIGFTALAITLVDVVVFLPLALAGGMIGAILREFSLVVVASTLMSLFVSFTITPLLASRFGKLEHLKENTLWGKINLAFERFIDTLREAYAKILQQLLHKKRYLLSGTILLIVGSIALVPMGFIGAAFIPKADQSNLVLNMELEPTATIYRTNTLVQQAEEFLLKQPEVEKVFSSIGFVTGSVSGTSSNNNLAELTLTLVDKEKRTMSAEDYGTFIQQKLSSLIAGAKFSVLTTSITGNVSNAPIQIAVKGVDLKEVRRIAEAYQKIVQETPGTQFVKLSVKDPKAEIDIKLNREKMSLLGLNAATVGAALQNAFSGIDKSLFRQGANEYNIMVSLDRFNRSDIRHVRNLPFVNTQGHTILLSQFADVTETLGETTLQRIDRLGAITIQANVAGRPTGTVSDEIKAKAQSVKIPNGISINYLGDSKNQKEAFGSLGLALITAILLVYLIMVALYENAVYPFVVLFSIPVALVGAFLALALTMETLNIFTIIGMIMLLGLVAKNAILIVDFTNHLKEKGASVTDALIEAGRERLRPILMTTLAMIFGMLPIAMASGAAAEIKNGMAWVIIGGLTSSMILTLFVVPAMYLIIANIITRLSKRKKRSNPVTWKQ comes from the coding sequence ATGTCAATAACCGGAATAGCCATAAAAAGACCCCTGTTACTGATCGTGATATTTACAGTGCTCATACTGTTTGGACTCCAATCCTACCGCAGCCTCAACTATAACCTCCTTCCCAAAATTGACCTGCCTACAGTGTCCATAAGCACCCTGTATCCGGGTGCAGCAGCAGCAGAGGTACAGACCACTGTCACTAAAAAACTGGAAGATGCCTTTTCTGCCGTAGAAGGCCTCGATCAGATCAATTCCACTTCACAGCAAAGCCTTTCCATTATAACCATCACATTTAAAAGCGGCACCAACATAGACCAGGCCGAACGGGATGTACAACGCAAGGCCGACCAGATCCGGAATGACCTGCCCACCGATGCCGGAAAGCCAAAAGTGAGCAAAGTAAACCTCGAAGAAACACCCGTTATCAAAGCAGGGGTAACAGCCAGCATGGCGCCCCGCGACCTCTATGACCTCGTCAACAACCAGCTAAGGCCCATCTTACAGAATGTTGCCGGCGTAGGACAGGTCAATATGATCGGCGGAGATGAACGCGAGATACAAATAAATATCAACCAGGATAAACTATTGAACTATGGTCTTTCTATTTCCCGGATTACCGAGGCAGTCAGCAATGCCAACCTTTCTTTTCCTGCAGGCAGCATAGAGACCCAAAACCAGCAGCTCTCTATTCGCTACGATGCCAACCTGAGGTCATTGGACCAGTTACGGGAATTGATCATTCTCCAACAACCCGGCCAGGGAGCTATCTGCCTCAAAGACATCGCAGAAGTGGTCGATGCCACAGCAAAAACAACCGCCATCAACCATATTGATGGTATTCCCTCCATCGGAGTACAGATCATCAAACAGAGCGATGCCAATGCAGTCGAGGTCAGCAAAAAGATAAAGCAGGCATTTGATGATATCCAAAACCAATATATTGGCCAGCAACTCCAATTCAATATTTCTGTTGATCAGAGCGTATATACCCTGCACGCCGCCAATGCAGTAATGTTCGATCTGATGTTAGCCGTGCTGATCGTTGGCATCGTCATGCTCGCATTTCTGCACAGCCTTAGAAGCTCCCTGTTCATATTGATAGCCCTCCCCTCCTCTATTATTCCCACCTTCATGGCCATGTACCTGCTGGGATTTTCACTCAACCTCATGACCCTGATGGCCATGTCATTGGTAGTAGGCATTCTCGTGGATGATTCCATCGTGGTATTGGAGAACATCTACCGCCACATGGAAATGGGCGCTGATAAAAGAAAAGCAGCCCTGGAAGGACGTAACGAGATCGGCTTTACAGCCCTGGCTATTACACTGGTGGATGTGGTGGTGTTTCTCCCACTGGCGCTCGCGGGAGGTATGATTGGGGCCATCCTCAGAGAGTTCTCCCTGGTCGTCGTAGCGTCTACCCTCATGAGCCTTTTTGTTTCTTTTACCATTACGCCTTTACTCGCCAGCCGTTTCGGAAAGCTGGAACATTTAAAAGAAAACACACTATGGGGAAAGATCAATCTCGCCTTTGAGCGGTTCATTGATACACTCCGCGAAGCGTACGCAAAAATACTTCAGCAGCTCCTGCATAAAAAAAGATACCTGCTGTCCGGTACCATTTTACTGATTGTCGGATCGATCGCCCTCGTGCCCATGGGATTTATCGGGGCCGCTTTCATACCCAAAGCCGATCAAAGCAACCTCGTCCTCAACATGGAGCTGGAACCCACCGCCACCATCTACAGGACCAATACGCTCGTTCAGCAGGCCGAAGAATTCCTGTTGAAGCAACCCGAGGTCGAAAAAGTTTTTTCCAGTATAGGTTTTGTAACCGGTAGCGTATCCGGAACCAGCAGCAACAACAACCTGGCAGAACTTACCCTCACACTGGTTGACAAGGAAAAACGCACCATGTCCGCCGAAGATTATGGCACCTTCATTCAACAAAAACTGAGCAGCCTGATTGCCGGAGCGAAGTTTTCAGTATTAACAACCTCCATAACCGGAAACGTCAGCAATGCCCCGATACAGATTGCCGTGAAAGGCGTTGACCTCAAAGAGGTTCGCCGCATAGCAGAAGCCTATCAAAAAATAGTACAGGAAACCCCGGGTACACAGTTCGTAAAATTGTCCGTTAAAGACCCCAAAGCAGAGATCGATATTAAACTGAACAGGGAAAAAATGAGCCTCCTGGGGCTCAATGCCGCTACCGTGGGCGCCGCACTACAAAATGCTTTCAGTGGCATAGATAAATCCCTCTTCAGGCAAGGTGCCAACGAATACAATATAATGGTGAGCCTCGACAGGTTCAACCGGTCCGATATCAGGCACGTGCGCAACCTGCCCTTTGTCAACACCCAGGGGCACACAATTTTGTTAAGCCAGTTTGCCGATGTAACCGAAACCCTGGGAGAAACCACCTTGCAGCGTATTGACCGCCTGGGCGCCATTACCATTCAGGCCAACGTAGCCGGAAGGCCCACAGGAACAGTCAGTGATGAAATAAAAGCAAAGGCCCAATCCGTTAAGATACCCAACGGCATCAGCATTAATTACCTGGGTGATTCCAAAAACCAGAAAGAAGCCTTTGGAAGCCTTGGATTGGCCTTGATCACCGCCATCCTCCTGGTATACCTCATCATGGTAGCCTTGTATGAAAATGCAGTATATCCTTTCGTCGTATTATTCTCCATCCCCGTTGCCTTGGTCGGCGCTTTCCTGGCCCTTGCACTGACCATGGAAACCCTGAACATCTTTACCATCATAGGCATGATCATGCTCCTGGGCCTGGTGGCAAAAAATGCCATACTCATCGTCGATTTCACCAACCACCTCAAAGAAAAAGGCGCTTCCGTCACCGATGCATTGATAGAAGCAGGCAGGGAAAGGCTGCGGCCCATATTAATGACCACCCTGGCCATGATCTTCGGCATGTTGCCCATCGCTATGGCAAGTGGGGCGGCAGCCGAAATAAAGAACGGTATGGCATGGGTCATCATCGGTGGATTGACCAGCTCCATGATCCTCACCCTGTTCGTAGTGCCTGCCATGTACCTGATCATCGCTAACATCATCACCCGGTTGTCAAAAAGAAAAAAACGTTCTAATCCTGTAACATGGAAACAATAA
- a CDS encoding arsenite methyltransferase → MQSTDQIKEMVKQKYAEIALQDKTENAASCCGSGCCSIETANVMTDDYAQVEGYNPEADLGLGCGLPTQFAKIKKGDVVIDLGSGAGNDAFVARAETGETGKVIGIDFTPAMIDRARQNTEKLGFHNVEFRQGDIENMPVSANTADVIVSNCVLNLVPNKEGVIKDIKRVLKPGAHFSISDIVLEGSLPPAIQEAAEMYAGCVSGAIQKQVYLELIESNGFTNITLQKEKAIHIPDDILSDYLSKEEITQFRNGNTGIYSITVYAEKPTEEKACCAPGCCN, encoded by the coding sequence ATGCAAAGTACTGATCAAATAAAAGAAATGGTAAAGCAGAAATATGCTGAAATAGCCTTACAGGATAAAACGGAAAATGCCGCTTCCTGCTGTGGTTCCGGTTGCTGTTCTATTGAGACAGCCAATGTCATGACAGATGATTATGCTCAGGTGGAAGGCTATAATCCCGAAGCGGATCTGGGCCTGGGCTGCGGTCTGCCTACACAGTTTGCCAAAATCAAAAAGGGGGATGTGGTCATTGACCTGGGATCAGGCGCTGGCAATGATGCTTTTGTTGCCAGGGCAGAAACAGGAGAAACCGGAAAAGTAATTGGCATTGACTTTACGCCTGCCATGATCGACAGGGCAAGGCAAAATACAGAGAAACTGGGATTCCATAATGTAGAGTTCAGACAAGGTGATATTGAGAATATGCCGGTATCAGCCAACACAGCCGATGTAATCGTCAGCAATTGTGTATTGAACCTCGTGCCCAATAAAGAGGGGGTGATTAAAGATATCAAACGTGTTTTAAAACCCGGTGCGCATTTCAGCATTTCAGACATTGTGCTGGAAGGAAGTTTGCCGCCTGCTATTCAGGAGGCAGCAGAAATGTACGCCGGATGTGTTTCTGGCGCTATTCAAAAGCAGGTATACCTGGAATTGATCGAAAGCAACGGATTCACCAACATTACCCTGCAGAAAGAAAAGGCTATTCATATTCCTGATGATATTCTGTCGGATTACCTTTCCAAAGAAGAGATCACACAATTCAGAAATGGAAACACCGGCATCTACAGCATTACCGTATATGCAGAAAAGCCAACCGAAGAAAAAGCCTGCTGTGCCCCCGGTTGTTGTAATTAG
- a CDS encoding ArsR/SmtB family transcription factor has translation MGLTKSEIFNDRQNKLASMMKALGHPARIAIIQQLVKAQACVCGDLVEELGLAQATISQHLKELKNAGLIKGTIEGTSVCYCIDPKVWNQYRTAFDAFFVSYVNKDECC, from the coding sequence ATGGGACTTACAAAATCAGAAATCTTTAATGACAGGCAAAATAAGCTGGCCTCGATGATGAAGGCGCTGGGGCATCCCGCCCGCATCGCCATCATTCAACAGCTGGTGAAAGCACAAGCTTGTGTATGCGGAGACCTTGTTGAAGAACTTGGCTTGGCACAGGCCACCATCAGCCAACATTTAAAAGAGTTGAAGAATGCCGGTTTGATCAAAGGGACTATTGAGGGCACCAGTGTTTGCTACTGTATTGATCCGAAAGTCTGGAATCAATACCGTACAGCCTTTGATGCTTTTTTTGTATCCTATGTTAACAAAGATGAATGCTGTTAA